A part of Podarcis muralis chromosome 13, rPodMur119.hap1.1, whole genome shotgun sequence genomic DNA contains:
- the FITM1 gene encoding fat storage-inducing transmembrane protein 1, which yields MAEGSGAKKTSLLAKAAGWAQALCRGLVCFWSNQYAWLLGVPCLRRAYHLWLAAVVIFGPLLQFYVNPRAIFANHHNFFNIKFVRSAWGWTCIFLGGFILSVVYLATHRVLLTLRHLSRLGVGAGLWLGATETFLLIENLTGYCFDPVPEGILVNNLPDKWTCLHEGHTWHGYDVSGHTFLLTFCCLLMVEETSVFRRYLAQGHPAGVPLRLIFLLNVFLLALWNFLLACTVVYLYDYSHKVVGAAIATLCWFLTYRGWYRWRWSPGRPGTGLFVKGTPGEAKKRN from the exons CAAGAAGACCTCCCTGCTGGCCAAGGCGGCCGGCTGGGCCCAAGCCCTTTGCCGTGGCCTGGTTTGTTTCTGGAGCAACCAGTATGCCTGGCTGCTGGGGGTGCCCTGTCTCCGGCGAGCTTACCACCTCTGGTTGGCAGCCGTGGTCATTTTTGGGCCGCTGTTGCAGTTCTACGTGAACCCCCGAGCCATCTTTGCCAACCACCATAACTTCTTCAACAT AAAGTTTGTCCGGTCGGCCTGGGGCTGGACGTGCATTTTCTTGGGCGGCTTCATCCTTTCGGTGGTTTACCTGGCGACCCACCGGGTTTTGCTCACCTTGAGGCACCTCAGTCGCCTAGGTGTGGGGGCCGGGCTCTGGCTGGGGGCCACAGAGACCTTCCTCCTCATCGAAAACCTCACCGGCTACTGTTTTGACCCCGTGCCCGAGGGCATCCTGGTGAACAACCTCCCGGACAAGTGGACGTGTCTACACGAGGGCCACACGTGGCACGGCTACGACGTCTCGGGCCACACTTTCCTGCTGACCTTCTGCTGCCTCCTGATGGTGGAGGAGACCTCCGTCTTCCGCCGCTACCTGGCCCAGGGACACCCGGCCGGCGTCCCCTTGCGCCTCATCTTCCTCCTCAACGTCTTCCTCCTCGCCCTGTGGAACTTCCTCCTGGCCTGCACGGTGGTCTACCTCTACGACTACAGCCACAAGGTGGTGGGCGCCGCCATCGCCACCCTCTGCTGGTTCCTCACCTACCGCGGCTGGTACCGGTGGCGCTGGTCTCCCGGCCGGCCGGGAACGGGCCTCTTTGTCAAGGGGACCCCCGGGGAGGCCAAGAAACGGAACTGA